A stretch of the Rosa rugosa chromosome 5, drRosRugo1.1, whole genome shotgun sequence genome encodes the following:
- the LOC133710017 gene encoding major strawberry allergen Fra a 1.05-like yields the protein MGVFTYETEFSSVIPPPRLFKAFILDADNLIPKIAPQAVKCAQIIEGDGGVGTIKKITFGEGSQFGSVTHKIDGIDKDNFVYSYSLVEGDALSDKIEKISYETKLVASSDGGSIIKSTSNYHTKGDVEIKEEHVKAGKEKASHLFKLVEGYLLANPNEYC from the coding sequence ATGGGTGTGTTCACTTATGAAACCGAGTTCTCATCCGTCATCCCACCACCAAGATTGTTCAAGGCTTTTATCCTTGATGCCGACAATCTCATCCCCAAGATTGCTCCACAAGCAGTTAAGTGTGCTCAAATCATAGAAGGGGATGGAGGCGTAGGAACCATCAAGAAGATCACTTTCGGTGAAGGCAGCCAGTTCGGCTCTGTGACCCACAAGATCGATGGGATTGACAAAGACAACTTTGTCTACAGCTACAGTTTGGTCGAAGGAGATGCCTTGTCCGACAAGATTGAGAAGATCTCTTACGAGACCAAGTTGGTGGCATCTTCCGATGGAGGATCAATCATCAAGAGCACCAGTAACTACCACACCAAAGGTGACGTGGAGATCAAGGAAGAGCATGTCAAGGCTGGAAAAGAGAAGGCGTCCCACCTCTTCAAGCTTGTTGAAGGCTACCTCTTGGCCAATCCTAATGAATACTGTTAA